In the Onychostoma macrolepis isolate SWU-2019 chromosome 08, ASM1243209v1, whole genome shotgun sequence genome, atattttaacacacatactcacatagaagatatatatatatatatatatatatatatatatatccagttAAATCAGTTTATCAATAttgttattcaaaatatctgtaTATTTAGTAGTTTATCTTTCTTATTTTGCAGCATGACAATAACATCAttcacagagacctgaaagcAGAGAATGTTTTTTACACCTGTAGCACCTGCGTTAAAGTGGGAGACTTTGGCTTCAGCACCGTCAGCCGCCGTGATGAGACCCTCAACACCTTCTGTGGTTCTCCCCCTTACGCTGCTCCTGAGCTCTTCAGGGACGAGCACTACATAGGTGCTTGCGTAGACATCTGGGCCCTGGGGGTCATGCTCTTCTTCATGGTGACCGGCACCATGCCCTTCCGTGCGGAAACGGTGGCCAAGCTGAAGCGCTGCATCCTGGATGGGACGTACACAGTGCCTACTTGGGTCCCGGAACCTTGCCAGAAACTGATCCGCGGCATCCTGCAACCTCAGCCGTCTGACCGCTACACCGTAGAGCAGATGATGGGCTGTGAGTGGCTGCTGCCAGTGGAGTTTCCCAAGGCCATGGAGCCCTTCAAACTGGACCCGCTCCATCTGGCTGAGTCTAAGCCAGGGGAGCTTGAAGAGCATGAGATAGAGGTGAGGAACGCCCTGGAGGCTCTTGGCATCACCGCAGACCACATTCGTAACAACCAGGGCAAAGACTGCAGGAGCTCCATCACTGGAGTCTATCGAATCCTCTTACACCGCGCACATAAACGACAAGCAGTGGAGAGCATGCCAGTAGTTACTCACGTAGTGAACGGAACCGAAGCTAAAAAGGACCGTCTGAAGATATACAGGAGCCTTAGGCATACGTCTAAACTCTGCATCATTCTGTGATGCTCAGAAAACGAATAAATAATAATGGACAGCTCACAGGAGCCTTAGTTCAGCTAGTTATATTTGATATACCTCTTTTGTTATCTTTTTTCAATTGAAAATGAGATCAGTGAATGCCTTTAATAAAGTAGTCTTTATGAATAAATGGAAAATATGAACGTTTGCAAGTGAGTGAGTGTAAGACTTTTGTCTTAATGTCATGGATGTCATGTCATAAATGTattcaataaatgtaataaagtgcTTTGGACTGCATTGTTTCGAACATTCCCTTTGCAATATGCctctaatatatataaaacgtaTCGTACATTTTCTAGGATTTTTCGATTTAAACTTGCAATAACATTTTCACAGTCTTCCTCATAAATGGCGTATTCGAGGCATGACATTTTACACCACAACTTCCAGGAAGCCTTTCGCAGAAGACGTGCACGCACTGACGCGCCCGTACGTGATGACGCAATTTTTGCCTCGTTGGAGGGTGATTTCATCAGGAACAGGACAAAGAGAGAAGGCACTTCCTATTTGTTGTATATGTCAACGTATCTTATTTCGGTTCAACATCATCAGAGGTAAGGGtttatttaaagcattttagaTGCATCTGTGAGGTCCACTTTGCTTTCCtcaaaaaaattcacaattctTCATAATACAGTTATTGTTGAGCTGTCAAATGTCAGACTTGTCACATGCTTTACCAAATACTTTATTTACTTCCTAGAATATATTCCATTTGTCATAATTCGGTTGTTCTGTTCTGTTAGATTTTGttctgtatttattattttcaggaTTATAAATagcgttattattattatcaataaatctGTAAATTATGCAATACGTATGGTCACTGTGTTGAATATGTAGCAATTCAGATCACATAACCAAATCAGATTCAAATTTGACCTGTTATCATCTTTGCACTAGTAACATTATTATTTGCACTGAGCTATAAAGAGCTTTCGTCGTTTTGCGTGTTGCAGTAGTATTTCCTGTTGGGTTTAATGAGTTGTAAAACTATTTTTCACACACAGTATAACGATTTTATGTTTGCGATTTTGATTTATATGTTGAACTGTTAATGCTGTGAAGTTGTTAGTTGTTATTTGTGTTGTGTTTCAAACGGAAATGCAGTCACGTGATGAGTGGGCGGGGTCTGAACTTGATCGAGCTGTCAGTGCGCAGCGTCGCTGCGGATCTGCCCTGTTTCTTATAGTCTTATTTGATTTCTTCTTCTCCAAATCAGTGTCAGATGTCAGTAAGCGAGGATATGGAGAATACAGACCTGCTTGGTCTAATCTTCCCGGATGAAGACCCAGGATCCGGCGATCTGTTCCTCACAGAGGGGAACAACTTGCTGCATGATTTGCTTTCAGAGCAAGATGTATGTACCCTTCACGTCCAGTgatctaaatctaaaaatataatttcatgttttttgtCACGTAAAAGCTATAATATAGTCAGATATGAATATGATAAGAAAATCGATAAAAATTAGATACAACGGCACCTTTTATAGTATTATGCATATAGCGATTAGATACAAATGCTTTTATCTTgacaaatgataaaaacatagaTTATAGATAAAATAACTAATGATTCGATTGTTGCAGattatatacatttgttaacaattttaaacatttattttatataataatatgtagttatgtacatttatataatagtaataattattgTGCATGATAGATGATGGATAGATAGAATAACCAATGATTTgattgttataaaaataattatgtagtaatgtagatgttaataataataataattgtgcaTGACTGATGATACATTGATGGATAGATAGAATAACTAATGGTGCTGCAGattatatacatttgttaacaattttaaacatttattttatataattataataattattgaaGTATTagtaatataaatacaaacaattatatgcattttatttatgtaataataataattattatttattattattattattgtgcatgatagatagacagacttTATTGTTGcagatttaatacatttattgttaacaattatataaatttattttgtataataataataataataactattattattaaactaaatAGAAATCATTATTGTACATTCTGTAGATTAAatagacaagcagactaagaaatgcttttattgttgcagatGCTGAGTGGAATGGATACAGAGGACTTTCTCAGCAGTCTTCTGGGTGAGGAAGAGGACGGCCTGACTATCAACTGCTTGTCTCAGTCTCCTCACGGCAGCGACAGCGGCATCTCTGAGGACACCTCCCTTCCACTCTGCCAGAGTCCACACGATAGCAGCGAGACAGACACCGTCCCCAGTCCAGGCGTCGAGCCTCTGCTTTATTCCGAGTATATGACAGAGAGCTATGAGGCCCAGGTGGTGCAGACAGACCACTGCTACACCCTCCCACAGGGCACAGACGCCCTGCTGAGCGTCCGATCAGAGAACCCCGAGTCTGATGTCTTCATAGATGTCGGTAAGGTCTTATTGTGGTGTGTAGAGACATATGAAatattcttgttttgtttttttgttcaaatgGCTTATTTAAGTGTCCCATCTTAAGATTGATTTTCTTCCTGTCAGATGATTTGGATATGGATATGGATATGGATGATGGCTTCTCCCCAGAGCTGCCCTGCTCACTCACGATTGAAGACTCCACACAAAGCAGCAAACCAGACAACCAGGTACATTTCAAAGGATTTTAAGAAAACAGCAGATTGTTACCATGACAACTCAGATATAACGTGCATATTTTGTCTCCAGTTCCAGTTCAAAGAGATTGTTTTGACTGATGAGGAGAGGAGACTTCTGGCGAAAGAAGGTGCAACCATTCCAGCTCATATGCCTCTTACAAAGGTAAGAGAAGTGGTTTCTGATTTATGATGGTTTCATATTGAAGCCTTGCAACAAATTTTGAAACGTAACATGATAGTGTTCACTAAAATGTTATGTCTCTTTAGGCAGAGGAACGGACCCTGAAGAGGGTGAGGAGAAAGATCCGGAATAAGCAGTCTGCTCAGGAGAGTCGCAAGAAGAAGAAAGTTTACGTTGATGGCCTAGAGAACAGGTTAGTGTAGAGAGAAAAACTCCATGACAATCATAATGTCTCTCAAAATACAGGAAGCACTTAACACCTAACTGTAAAGGTATTGCACAATACACTGTAAATCCAATGATTGTAATTGTTATAGATCAGTTGAAGGTATTGAAGGTATTATTAATTCAATGAATAAGGTGTCAGGAATGAATGATTATATATTGTGCAAACAAAAGATGTAATACTGTATTGTTTTTATGATTTACGCTATCGTTCAAAAGAATGGGGTCTCATTTATATGATCaggaatacagtaaaaacagtaatattgtaaaatatgcttacaatttaaaataactgttttctattagaatatattttaaaatgtaatttattcctgtgatgcaaagctgaattttcagaagccattacttcagtcttcagtgtcaacattatccttcagaaatgattccATCTTATTCCATTAGAAAGTTCAGATAAGCAATTATccgaaatagaaatcttttgtaaaattatacgtcttcactttcacttttgttcaatttaatgctgaatatccttattttaataagtaattgaaataatattgtgTTTGTCTATAGGGTTGCGATCTGCACTGCTCACAATCAGGAATTACAGAAGAAAGTTGAGATGCTGcagaaacaaaacatgtaaGCCTTCATCGTGTGTTTTCATAACATAATTTTAGTGAAGATTATAATTATACTTAATTGCAAATAACAATAATTGTTGGTTTTCTAAGGTCCCTTATTGAACAGCTGAGAAAACTGCAGGCTATGGTGAAAATGTCCACGATGAAAACCACCACAACTAGCACTTGTATTATggtaagtatttttattatatagaattttaatcTATCAGTGGGGTTGTACTTCTGTTGAGTTGGTTTATTTTAACACATATTTATTGGTCATAAATGAAATATTGATGCATTAGTGTAATCTTTCACCAGCACGTAATGTGAACTTTCTGTCTTACATAAATACAATGACAGCGTGACGTGTTTCCTGACCTTTTCTGCTGTCCCTTTTTCAGGTGTTCCTGCTTTCTTTCTGTCTGATCATTTTCCCCTCAGTCAATCCTTTTGGCAGCAGCAATCAGAAAGATCTGTATACATCATCTACAGGTGAGCACAATGTTTGTCATTGTTTCCATAGGGTGCTGAGGAATGTTGTCCTGCTTGTTATTCTGCTGTGTTTTGTTGTACTGTATTGTTCTATGTATGCAATAATGCAGTTCCAGTAAGCAATACCAGTGAAATTTCacaataatatgtttttttcacaatttttgcTAATAATATGTTAATATCAATAACtatgtgctttaaatatttctcaagtaaacactttttaaagttatatataaatagtCTTGTAATCGTCAATGAAAAACCAGTAAAAGAAATACAAGGTTAAAAAACAATTGTGTTAAGATGGTTTTTTTACCCATCAGTTTTCTACCTAAGCACTGGTGctttatgcataattaaaaaacatgttttttcctCTGCCTTCTAGGAATGTCTCGAGCCCTGCGGTCTTATCCAGCTATCCTGAAAGACGACATCATATCCACGTCTGCTAAAGAAGTGCCAGAGCAGGATGTCCTCCTCATGGCCACTGTAGAGAATAACCAGGTGCTGCTGTCCGGCGCTCAGAACCACACACCTGACTACCAGCGGGTCGAGCAGTCTGACTCTGAGTCTGGTGTCAACAGCAACTCCTCCGCTGACTTCCCCAGTCCTGCCCAGTCAGATCTCAAAGCGGACGCATCTCTCTCAGAGTCCCACAGGAACTCAGCAGCGTCTGCGGGGATCTACGACGGCCAGAGCAAAACCAAGGAGAGCTGGATGGAGCAGAAACCCACGTCAGTTATTATACAACAGCACCGATCTGATGAAATGTAGGAGAGCATCTAAAACAAAACTTGCTTTGTTTTAGATGAGAGATTCAGTATAGCCATTTTCTCCTCATTGTAGCATCACAGCCTGACCCTTTTTCtttcgttttttattttttacatggaTCTACTGTCATGCAATAATAGCACTTTTTTTATACCCAGCCATTTGTTAGGAAATTATTGTTATATTCATCTGCACAAATTATGATTCTTTTTCAATGGAAACGTGAAGGAGTCATATTGTTTTGAACTCTGCATTGCGTCCACATTGAGTTTTAGTACATTCAGGAAATGTGTTCATTTGTCTGTATTACTTGAGACATTTTAGGACTTTTGGGCATctagtaaaatattattttccctTTTTTAGTAAGGGAGCCACATGCGTAAAGAGATTTCACTACTGAAAAATGATCAATCCTAGTGATATAGGAGTGTATTTAGAAAAGGGAAAAGCTATTTTTTTCTGCTTGTGCATTTGTTGTGGCTTAGAACCCCTTCAGTTAAACCGCTGTAAATTTAGCTTTAAATGTACCTTTTAGAGGGGGTATAGTATTGCATATccacacaataataatacattgtttgtctatatatatatatatatatatatatatatatatatatgtgtatgaaAAAATGTCATGATCTGCTGTGTCAGCGaagcatttttgttatttttttatgttgatatTTTGTCTGTTAAAAGACTTCCTCTATTGCAgtcttttttattgatttctttTAATCTTTGGTCATATGATGCACTGATGTATCTGTAAACTTGGAATCTTCTATctgtaaactttttttctgtCGTGAtcatgttattattaatttaaaaatgatcagtttactataaaaaaatgcatttttgtcattCATCACAATGAAAATTGctacaaaaatgtcaacaaacaataaaataataataattacactaGATATGATATATAATGGCACTCATTTGACCATTGGGATTCTTAGAAAGTGATCTATAAAAGTCTTACATTGAAACTAGGTCAATCTTCTGTACATGTCCGAGCATGTTATCACAGCCAGACATGTCCGTTTTATGCTGATAGAACGAAATGCAAATCATCACAAGGTAACCTATAAAAACCACAATGATCCTGTCTGACTTTAATGCAAATGCACTAGCTAAAACTGCACCAATCTATTTGACACTTacacaaaaaaagtcataacctcaaaaaaaaaaaaagtatataaaagtaCAAAACATAATTGCTTACAATGTTAAAAGTTAAAACCGCTTAAATATATTTGGCCAAGAGTAAATTTTAAGGGGAATTtaaatacactatattgccagaagtattgggtcacccccttctaatgaacaggtttgactactttagtaatttccatgagtacaaatcttaatgtttaagcatataatgatattctaggcaAATTGTGTGCTTctcattttaaagcaacagtttggacaggacccttttctattctaacatgacaatgcctctgtgtataaggcaaggttcaaaaagaaatgattgattcagtcagtgtggaagaacttgactggtctgcagaaagccaagtcctaatccaagctgaacacctctggtgtgactttaaatgcagatcttgagccaaaaactctttaccaaacaccaatgacttgtacatacactatatggacaaacgtattgggacacccccttctttagaacagaaaaaggcacttccaaaactgtggcaaccaAGATGGAaatataattcatgtatttaaaaaatgtatttccacctctgttgcaacagttttggaagtgtctaaaatgactgtacccatatgtacaagtcattggtgtttgtttaagagtttttggctcaagatctgcatttaaaatcacaccagaggtgttcagcttggattaggacttggctttctgcagaccagtcaagttcttccacactgactcaatcaatcatttctttttgaattttttgaatacttttggcaatatagtgtatcagTGGAACGCTGATAAATCGTTTTTCTTATGTCCTCGTTGTACCTGCAGATGGCGCCACAACATCTCGAATCACATCATCATTGGTTCTGCATAGGTGCTTTTAGAGAACAATAAATCTATTGATATATAGCGCCACATTCGATCATCAGTTGTACTGTGTTTTACTGTAGTATCGTGTATCAATACCCTACGGGTTTGGTTTCAGATGCATAAATTTGTGGAGTGTTTCAACATGAGCAAATAATCATCCCTGCTATTTGAGTTGATGAGCAAGTGCATCTTTTGTATCTGCATGGTGTGACTCACTCGGCCACATTTACAATACTCTGCGTGAAAGGGTATTGTGCACAGCCGCTAGATGGCGCCTAACATACACTTTCTATAGTTCTAGCAATCATAAACCCCAAATCTCAGTGCTTTTTGACGCATTTCATCGTTTGGCATATTAGGAGAAAAATCTCCACAAGTTGCAATTAAACATAGATCAAGTCATATCTACTCCACCCTgcagtaaaaataattttaaacccGATTCCCTTACGATTATAATGGTCTTTAGCTAGTCTACCATCCTGACTATCACAAAGTGCCTACAACCCCTCTAAAATCAGTCTGGGAGACCAGTTAagaccaaataaataaactggTCAGCAGGCAACTGCATACAGAATTACAGAACTTCCAATAGTCTAGACCAGTTTGAACAAGACTTGACTTCGTCTACCATCCTAACTACCCCAAAAGTGCCTATACCCCTCTACACCTAGGCTGGGATAACAGTTAAGACCAACTGACATAGTTACAAAGAGCTTCCAATAGCCTAGACCAGTTTGAACAAGACTTGATGCTGTAGTCCGATATGTGCACGATGCTCTTTCGAGATGTTACTGAATAATTGATTAATCTCTATTTACGGGAATAACATTGCTCACCGTTT is a window encoding:
- the nim1ka gene encoding serine/threonine-protein kinase NIM1, which produces MTAVYPAGGGSVGVSEVATGPQRYARWSRQDSSDICTDDEGTQPRRLTPLEKLNLDMCQDEKMVRELTVGRRIGFYKIRGEIGCGNFSHVKLGIHALTKDKVAIKILDKTKLDQKTQRLLSREISSMEKLHHPNIIRLYEVVETLTRLHLVMEYASGGELYTKISTEGKLSDIDSKIVFSQVLSAVRHMHDNNIIHRDLKAENVFYTCSTCVKVGDFGFSTVSRRDETLNTFCGSPPYAAPELFRDEHYIGACVDIWALGVMLFFMVTGTMPFRAETVAKLKRCILDGTYTVPTWVPEPCQKLIRGILQPQPSDRYTVEQMMGCEWLLPVEFPKAMEPFKLDPLHLAESKPGELEEHEIEVRNALEALGITADHIRNNQGKDCRSSITGVYRILLHRAHKRQAVESMPVVTHVVNGTEAKKDRLKIYRSLRHTSKLCIIL
- the creb3l3l gene encoding cAMP responsive element binding protein 3-like 3 like; its protein translation is MSVSEDMENTDLLGLIFPDEDPGSGDLFLTEGNNLLHDLLSEQDMLSGMDTEDFLSSLLGEEEDGLTINCLSQSPHGSDSGISEDTSLPLCQSPHDSSETDTVPSPGVEPLLYSEYMTESYEAQVVQTDHCYTLPQGTDALLSVRSENPESDVFIDVDDLDMDMDMDDGFSPELPCSLTIEDSTQSSKPDNQFQFKEIVLTDEERRLLAKEGATIPAHMPLTKAEERTLKRVRRKIRNKQSAQESRKKKKVYVDGLENRVAICTAHNQELQKKVEMLQKQNMSLIEQLRKLQAMVKMSTMKTTTTSTCIMVFLLSFCLIIFPSVNPFGSSNQKDLYTSSTGMSRALRSYPAILKDDIISTSAKEVPEQDVLLMATVENNQVLLSGAQNHTPDYQRVEQSDSESGVNSNSSADFPSPAQSDLKADASLSESHRNSAASAGIYDGQSKTKESWMEQKPTSVIIQQHRSDEM